In one window of Kitasatospora sp. MMS16-BH015 DNA:
- a CDS encoding endo-1,4-beta-xylanase: protein MKLRRQLATAAGIAAVLMLAPSAAASAPSAAGSAAGSAAADAGYRAPSDSLRALGAKQGLRIGTAVDMALLGSDQAYTRIAADQFSVVTPENVMKWEAVEPTRGSYDWKAADQLVRFARQHGQEVRGHTLLWHNQLPAWLTTGVSDGSITDAQLREILHRHITEEVGHFRGKIWQWDVANEVFSNSWDAALPNGLNSKDFWVQHLGEDVIADAFRWAHQADPKALLFYNDYNIAGQDGTNAKYQAVHDYVAKLRAQGVPIDGIGEQGHLDTQYGFDAQRFQADLQGYGDLGLKTAVTEADVRTFVNNATDQVPTSPLAELAQPYEFSEMLKGCQLVRQCISFTAWGVYDGDSWIPGTFAGEGYGLLYDAKYQPKAAYFALRQDLASAAGHGRHGRSATGQE, encoded by the coding sequence GTGAAGCTACGCCGTCAGCTCGCCACCGCCGCCGGCATCGCCGCCGTCCTCATGCTCGCCCCGTCCGCCGCCGCGTCCGCCCCGTCCGCAGCCGGGTCCGCAGCCGGGTCCGCCGCCGCGGACGCCGGTTACCGGGCGCCGAGCGACTCCCTGCGGGCGCTGGGAGCGAAGCAGGGCCTGCGCATCGGCACCGCCGTCGACATGGCCCTGCTGGGGTCCGACCAGGCGTACACCCGGATCGCCGCCGACCAGTTCTCCGTCGTCACCCCGGAGAACGTCATGAAGTGGGAGGCGGTGGAGCCCACTCGGGGCAGCTACGACTGGAAGGCCGCGGACCAGCTGGTGCGGTTCGCCCGGCAGCACGGGCAGGAGGTCCGCGGCCACACCCTGCTGTGGCACAACCAGCTGCCGGCCTGGCTCACCACCGGGGTGAGCGACGGCTCCATCACCGACGCGCAGCTGCGCGAGATCCTGCACCGGCACATCACCGAGGAGGTCGGCCACTTCCGCGGCAAGATCTGGCAGTGGGACGTGGCCAACGAGGTCTTCTCCAACTCCTGGGACGCCGCCCTGCCCAACGGCCTGAACAGCAAGGACTTCTGGGTCCAGCACCTGGGCGAGGACGTCATCGCCGACGCCTTCCGCTGGGCGCACCAGGCCGACCCGAAGGCGCTGCTGTTCTACAACGACTACAACATCGCCGGCCAGGACGGCACCAACGCCAAGTACCAGGCGGTGCACGACTACGTGGCGAAGCTGCGCGCGCAGGGGGTGCCGATCGACGGCATCGGCGAGCAGGGCCACCTGGACACCCAGTACGGCTTCGACGCCCAGCGCTTCCAGGCCGACCTCCAGGGCTACGGCGACCTGGGGCTGAAGACCGCCGTCACCGAGGCGGACGTGCGCACCTTCGTGAACAACGCGACCGACCAGGTGCCGACCAGCCCGCTCGCCGAGCTCGCCCAGCCGTACGAGTTCTCCGAGATGCTCAAGGGCTGCCAACTCGTCCGGCAGTGCATCTCGTTCACGGCCTGGGGCGTCTACGACGGCGACTCCTGGATCCCGGGCACCTTCGCCGGGGAGGGCTACGGCCTGCTCTACGACGCCAAGTACCAGCCGAAGGCCGCCTACTTCGCGCTCCGGCAGGACCTGGCTTCGGCGGCGGGCCACGGGCGCCACGGCCGGAGCGCCACCGGGCAGGAGTGA